The Paeniglutamicibacter sulfureus genome includes a region encoding these proteins:
- a CDS encoding putative transporter small subunit produces MSFFWLTVYVLIWPLVVGGTLFVIVRAFYREWRQARAEGRGMV; encoded by the coding sequence ATGAGTTTTTTTTGGTTGACCGTATATGTCTTGATCTGGCCCCTGGTCGTTGGCGGAACGCTTTTCGTCATCGTGCGGGCGTTCTACCGGGAATGGCGCCAGGCGCGCGCTGAGGGTCGAGGCATGGTTTAG
- a CDS encoding sodium:solute symporter family protein, which produces MDLENGDYQLLAGWVVLGLLVLFYGGTFVMSLMIGKKKENADGYMTAGNKIGFGVSAASMTATWIWASSMYASATSGYTYGISGPIHYGLWGALMILFIYPFGRRIRAVAPKAHTLAEVMYARHGRSSQLMLAGSNILGSVISLTSNFIAGGALIALLSPFSFRQGIIAVAAGILLYTLWSGFRASVLTDFAQVVAMLGAVVIIIPVIFFAAGGPGLFETGASNLTAQQSDFFSSDAFMNQGAPYIAAVLAYAIGNQTIAQRLFAVREDLIKPTFITATIGYGATIIGFGMLGVIALYAGVTPIDGDTNNLIPQMAVTYLGPVLLCVFFIMILGSLSSTADSDLAALSSIAMADIYGQSVGKKKANPKTMLLVGRITMILATAAGLFFASGKMNILDLLVFVGALWGALVFPVIASFYWKKVTNMAFTVSSLTALAIFLPVRFEWISMSGLTGYVVDVVSIVGVGVVLGLMSFGFFGLKIARIIGIAAIVIVAPFAFGVLHEYAVLSGSLVAYSVSTVVCYLMSVRSKQEFDFSTIKDRVGDFDPVETITNDSDHLTTSK; this is translated from the coding sequence ATGGATCTCGAAAACGGGGATTATCAGCTTCTCGCAGGATGGGTTGTCCTGGGGTTGTTGGTGCTGTTTTACGGGGGGACATTTGTTATGTCCCTTATGATTGGCAAAAAGAAAGAAAACGCCGACGGTTATATGACAGCCGGAAACAAAATTGGTTTCGGCGTTTCCGCGGCGAGCATGACCGCCACATGGATCTGGGCATCCTCGATGTACGCCTCCGCGACATCGGGCTATACCTATGGCATTTCCGGGCCGATTCACTACGGTCTTTGGGGAGCATTGATGATTCTATTCATCTACCCCTTCGGCCGGAGGATCCGTGCGGTAGCGCCAAAGGCACACACCCTTGCCGAGGTCATGTATGCCCGCCATGGTCGTTCCAGCCAACTCATGCTGGCCGGATCCAACATCCTCGGTAGCGTCATTTCGCTGACCTCCAACTTCATTGCCGGTGGCGCACTCATCGCGTTGCTCTCTCCCTTTAGTTTCCGCCAGGGCATCATCGCGGTGGCTGCAGGGATCCTGCTTTACACCCTGTGGTCCGGGTTCAGGGCATCGGTGCTCACCGATTTTGCCCAAGTCGTGGCGATGCTCGGTGCCGTGGTGATCATTATTCCGGTGATCTTCTTCGCCGCCGGAGGCCCGGGTCTCTTTGAAACAGGCGCCTCAAACCTCACGGCTCAGCAGAGCGACTTCTTCTCTTCCGATGCGTTCATGAACCAGGGTGCGCCGTACATCGCGGCCGTGTTGGCGTACGCTATCGGTAACCAGACGATCGCCCAGCGTCTCTTCGCAGTTCGTGAAGACCTGATCAAGCCGACCTTCATCACGGCGACGATTGGCTACGGTGCAACCATTATCGGATTCGGCATGCTCGGTGTCATCGCCCTGTACGCAGGCGTCACCCCGATTGACGGGGACACCAACAACCTTATTCCGCAGATGGCCGTTACCTACCTTGGCCCGGTCCTGTTGTGTGTTTTCTTCATCATGATCCTGGGATCGCTTTCCTCCACGGCTGATTCCGACCTGGCTGCTCTTTCGTCAATCGCAATGGCCGACATCTACGGCCAGTCCGTTGGCAAGAAGAAGGCCAATCCGAAGACGATGCTGCTGGTCGGCCGGATAACGATGATTCTGGCCACCGCAGCCGGCTTATTCTTTGCGAGCGGGAAGATGAACATCCTTGATCTCTTGGTCTTCGTCGGCGCGCTGTGGGGTGCGCTGGTGTTCCCGGTCATTGCGAGCTTCTACTGGAAGAAGGTCACCAACATGGCCTTCACCGTCTCCTCACTGACTGCCCTGGCCATTTTCCTGCCGGTGCGCTTCGAATGGATCTCGATGTCCGGTCTGACCGGCTACGTCGTGGACGTCGTTTCCATCGTCGGAGTTGGCGTGGTCCTGGGACTGATGAGTTTCGGATTCTTCGGGCTGAAAATTGCCCGGATCATTGGTATCGCAGCAATCGTCATCGTCGCGCCGTTTGCCTTCGGTGTCCTGCACGAATACGCCGTGCTCAGCGGCTCGCTGGTCGCCTATTCGGTCTCGACGGTTGTCTGCTACCTCATGTCGGTGCGTTCCAAGCAGGAGTTCGACTTCAGCACCATCAAGGACCGTGTCGGTGACTTCGACCCCGTCGAGACGATCACGAACGATTCCGACCACCTAACCACTTCGAAGTAG
- a CDS encoding PHP domain-containing protein, translating to MRIDLHAHSHVSDGTEHPAELVAAAKAAGLDVLALTDHDQTSGWAAAGEAALEIGVGLVPGMEISCKTEAGVSVHLLCYLHDPAHAGLIEEIEKARDARITRARRMVELLAEDYPVDWDLIARHSIPGGTIGRPHIADALVTAGVVRTRTEAFAEVLTARSRYYVGHYAMDPVTAVKLVRDAGGVPVFAHPVASARGRVVGEETFEQMIEAGLLGLEIEHRDNPEEGRKYLRALALEHDLIVTGSSDYHGTGKPNRLGENTTSPEMLQRILEAGTGSAPVGMPDLF from the coding sequence ATGCGGATCGACCTTCATGCTCATTCACATGTTTCCGACGGGACGGAGCACCCCGCCGAATTGGTGGCCGCGGCCAAGGCCGCCGGCCTTGACGTGCTGGCGCTGACCGACCACGACCAGACGTCGGGGTGGGCAGCGGCCGGGGAAGCCGCACTTGAAATCGGCGTGGGGTTGGTCCCGGGCATGGAGATCTCCTGCAAGACCGAGGCCGGCGTCAGCGTCCACCTGCTCTGCTACTTGCACGACCCCGCGCATGCGGGACTGATCGAGGAAATCGAAAAGGCCCGCGACGCGCGCATTACCCGTGCGCGGCGAATGGTGGAGTTGCTCGCCGAGGATTATCCGGTGGATTGGGACCTGATCGCCCGCCACTCGATCCCCGGCGGGACGATAGGCCGACCCCACATTGCCGATGCACTGGTTACGGCCGGTGTGGTCCGCACCCGTACCGAGGCGTTCGCTGAGGTGCTGACAGCCCGGTCGCGCTACTACGTGGGCCACTACGCCATGGATCCGGTGACCGCGGTCAAACTGGTGCGCGATGCCGGTGGGGTGCCGGTCTTTGCGCACCCGGTTGCCTCCGCTCGCGGCCGGGTGGTGGGGGAGGAGACCTTCGAGCAGATGATCGAGGCTGGTTTGTTGGGCCTGGAAATCGAGCACCGGGACAACCCCGAAGAGGGGCGCAAATACCTGCGTGCGCTTGCGCTGGAACACGACTTGATCGTCACCGGGTCTTCGGACTACCACGGCACCGGCAAACCGAACCGACTGGGCGAAAACACCACCAGCCCCGAGATGCTGCAGCGGATTCTGGAAGCCGGGACCGGCTCCGCACCGGTCGGAATGCCCGATCTGTTCTAG
- a CDS encoding aminopeptidase P family protein — translation MSTDATTTTGSDQPLEERVNNRSQRPNSEAFKKFMASSWAPENSTLPGADKVAPYAAARRAAISAKFPGERLVIPAGPHKVRSNDTDYRFRPHSGFAHLTGLGLDHEPEAVLVLEPTETGAGDNGSNHVSTLYFSPMAGRDSEEFYSNARTGEFWIGPRPTLPLLQARLGLPTADLTGLEVAITKDAGVVEFGGMRIRLLREVDMNCDALVDTSRINTGVDLEVSDSLDGELSEALSEIRLVKDEWEIAEMKKSVAATVNGFHDVVRSLDRAMGHERGERVVEGAFFARAREEGNDLGYDTIAAAGNNATVLHWINNNGAVNDGDLLLLDAGVEAESLYTADVTRTLPVNGSYTEVQRKIYQAVLDAADAAFAVAKPGTRFRDLHTAAVTVLAQNLDAWGLLPVTLEEALSPEGQQHRRWMPHGTSHHLGLDVHDCAQAKAELYLDGILEEGMVFTIEPGLYFKNEDLAVPEEYRGIGVRIEDDVLITADGCVNLSAALPRTPAEVEEWMAQVRKG, via the coding sequence ATGAGCACTGATGCAACCACCACCACCGGCAGCGACCAGCCCCTCGAAGAGCGCGTGAACAACCGTTCCCAGCGCCCCAACTCCGAGGCATTCAAGAAGTTCATGGCCTCATCATGGGCCCCCGAAAACTCCACGCTTCCGGGCGCGGATAAGGTCGCTCCGTATGCGGCCGCCCGCCGCGCAGCGATCTCGGCCAAGTTCCCCGGCGAACGCCTGGTCATTCCCGCCGGGCCGCACAAGGTCAGGTCCAATGACACCGACTACCGCTTCCGTCCGCATTCAGGCTTCGCCCACCTCACCGGGCTGGGCCTTGACCACGAGCCGGAAGCCGTCCTGGTGCTGGAACCCACCGAGACGGGCGCGGGCGACAACGGCTCGAACCACGTTTCCACGCTCTACTTCTCCCCGATGGCGGGGCGCGATTCGGAGGAGTTCTACTCCAACGCCCGCACCGGCGAGTTCTGGATCGGACCCCGCCCTACCCTGCCGCTGCTGCAGGCGCGCCTGGGTCTGCCAACCGCGGACCTGACCGGCCTCGAGGTTGCCATTACCAAGGACGCCGGCGTCGTGGAATTCGGCGGCATGCGCATCCGCCTGCTGCGCGAGGTGGACATGAACTGCGACGCGCTCGTCGACACCTCCCGCATCAACACCGGAGTGGACCTGGAAGTCTCTGACTCCCTCGACGGCGAACTCTCCGAGGCACTGAGCGAGATCCGCCTGGTCAAGGACGAGTGGGAAATCGCTGAAATGAAGAAGTCGGTGGCAGCCACGGTCAACGGCTTCCACGACGTCGTCCGCTCGCTGGACCGCGCCATGGGCCACGAACGCGGCGAGCGCGTGGTCGAGGGTGCGTTCTTCGCCCGGGCCCGCGAGGAGGGCAACGACCTGGGGTACGACACCATCGCCGCCGCGGGAAACAACGCCACGGTGCTGCACTGGATCAACAACAACGGCGCCGTCAACGACGGGGACCTGCTGCTGCTGGATGCCGGCGTCGAGGCCGAGTCGCTGTACACCGCCGATGTGACCCGCACCCTGCCGGTCAACGGCAGCTACACCGAGGTGCAGCGCAAGATCTACCAGGCGGTGCTCGACGCCGCCGACGCCGCATTCGCCGTGGCCAAGCCGGGCACCCGTTTCCGCGACCTGCACACTGCCGCAGTGACGGTGCTGGCGCAGAACCTCGACGCCTGGGGCCTGCTGCCGGTGACGCTCGAGGAGGCGCTCTCCCCCGAGGGCCAGCAACACCGCCGCTGGATGCCCCACGGCACCAGCCACCACCTGGGCCTGGACGTGCACGACTGCGCACAGGCCAAGGCCGAGCTATACCTGGACGGAATCCTCGAGGAGGGCATGGTCTTCACCATCGAGCCCGGCCTGTACTTCAAGAACGAGGACCTGGCCGTGCCGGAGGAATACCGCGGCATCGGCGTGCGCATCGAGGACGATGTGCTCATCACCGCCGACGGCTGCGTGAACCTCTCCGCGGCACTGCCGCGCACCCCGGCCGAGGTCGAGGAATGGATGGCACAGGTCCGGAAGGGCTGA
- a CDS encoding general stress protein → MSSPLGASPSNPNLPGLPRGELLGRYSTYLDAQKVVDYLADHDFPVANLTIVGNDLKSVERVTAKLSYPKVAAAGAAQGAMFGVFVGLVLTIFSPGSNALAQILSSVGIGMAIWMLVGVVSYSFRRGKRDFASQSQVLATSYDVVVAFSHAHAARAMAANLPMSRMAADNGVGAHTPPAQPQPQVQPPVQAGAPAAPAEPGASAPTSGSYSDLPDGRPQFGIRIQDNQPPAAAPVAPVAEAPAAPAADTPAAAPAAEETESTDVTGDADRETGAGSASGESTPEDAKHPEHGKHL, encoded by the coding sequence ATGTCATCCCCACTTGGTGCATCCCCGTCCAACCCGAACCTGCCCGGCTTGCCGCGCGGCGAGCTCTTGGGCCGCTACAGCACGTACCTGGATGCGCAGAAGGTGGTTGACTACCTGGCCGACCACGACTTCCCCGTCGCCAACCTCACCATCGTGGGCAATGACCTCAAGTCGGTGGAGCGGGTCACCGCGAAGCTCAGCTACCCGAAGGTTGCCGCCGCCGGCGCCGCCCAGGGCGCGATGTTCGGCGTCTTCGTGGGGCTGGTGCTGACGATCTTCAGCCCGGGGTCCAACGCGCTGGCGCAGATCCTGTCCTCGGTGGGCATCGGCATGGCCATCTGGATGCTGGTGGGCGTGGTGAGCTACTCGTTCCGGCGCGGCAAGCGCGACTTCGCCTCGCAGTCCCAGGTGCTGGCCACCAGCTACGACGTGGTGGTGGCTTTCTCGCACGCACATGCTGCCCGTGCCATGGCGGCCAACCTGCCCATGAGCCGCATGGCTGCGGACAACGGCGTGGGCGCGCACACCCCGCCGGCGCAGCCGCAGCCCCAGGTCCAGCCCCCGGTCCAGGCCGGAGCTCCCGCGGCGCCCGCTGAGCCGGGCGCCAGCGCCCCGACGTCGGGCAGCTACTCGGACTTGCCCGACGGGCGCCCGCAATTCGGCATCCGGATCCAGGACAACCAGCCGCCGGCCGCGGCCCCGGTGGCCCCGGTGGCCGAGGCCCCGGCGGCGCCTGCAGCCGACACGCCGGCAGCCGCGCCCGCTGCCGAGGAAACCGAATCGACAGATGTCACCGGGGACGCGGATCGCGAAACCGGTGCCGGTAGTGCAAGCGGGGAATCCACGCCGGAGGATGCGAAACACCCGGAACACGGCAAGCATCTCTAG